A DNA window from uncultured Methanoregula sp. contains the following coding sequences:
- a CDS encoding helix-turn-helix domain-containing protein — protein sequence MPKKRMYVCPIEAAMDVIGGKWKPHILWKIKDAPLRFMAIQEKLPAISQKMLTRQLRALEADRLVSRTEYPGMPPRVEYALTERGETVIPILALLKDWAEEELADQINEIH from the coding sequence ATGCCAAAAAAACGGATGTACGTCTGTCCGATCGAGGCGGCAATGGACGTGATCGGCGGGAAATGGAAACCGCACATCCTCTGGAAGATCAAGGACGCCCCGCTCCGTTTTATGGCAATCCAGGAAAAACTGCCGGCGATCTCCCAGAAAATGCTCACGCGCCAGCTCAGGGCCCTTGAAGCAGACCGCCTGGTCTCCCGCACGGAATATCCCGGTATGCCCCCCCGTGTCGAGTATGCCCTGACGGAGCGGGGCGAGACCGTCATCCCGATCCTCGCGCTGCTGAAAGACTGGGCGGAGGAGGAACTGGCAGACCAGATCAACGAGATCCACTGA
- a CDS encoding DUF169 domain-containing protein yields the protein MESITARKAGLAYGPVAVLWSDTAPEKALRIKPGARTCIMPFFASVLTKGKTAVFDRESYGCPGAKAGLGFGTGYPDAFGGAGFDFMSAFFCKGVESSSSPEAYRAVVNRVPANEQAKFLEGERLHTTPAKAKKWMAEELPITDIKERYVIFTPLDTVKAGEKPVIVVFAADPLRLVGLITLVAAVREGIDPVLVPPMAACQQIGAYAYGEAGKEHPRAVLGNTDLAARVNMGAAMPENIFTLAVPFSLFCAMEEEAGNGVFDGPIWKDLAGSRGQ from the coding sequence ATGGAAAGCATCACAGCCAGAAAAGCCGGGCTCGCATACGGACCCGTTGCGGTCCTGTGGAGCGATACCGCTCCCGAAAAAGCGCTCCGGATCAAGCCGGGTGCACGGACCTGCATCATGCCATTCTTTGCATCGGTCCTGACAAAAGGAAAGACCGCTGTCTTTGACCGTGAGTCCTACGGCTGCCCGGGTGCGAAAGCCGGTCTCGGCTTCGGTACCGGGTACCCGGATGCCTTCGGCGGGGCCGGGTTCGACTTCATGTCTGCCTTCTTCTGCAAAGGCGTGGAGAGCAGCAGCAGCCCTGAAGCATACCGTGCGGTGGTAAACCGCGTTCCCGCAAACGAGCAGGCCAAGTTCCTTGAGGGCGAGCGCCTGCATACGACTCCGGCAAAGGCAAAAAAATGGATGGCGGAAGAACTCCCGATCACGGATATTAAAGAACGATATGTGATCTTCACTCCGCTCGACACCGTGAAGGCGGGAGAAAAACCGGTCATTGTTGTCTTCGCCGCAGACCCGCTCCGGCTTGTCGGGCTCATCACACTTGTTGCTGCTGTCCGCGAAGGGATCGATCCGGTCCTCGTCCCGCCCATGGCTGCCTGCCAGCAGATCGGGGCGTACGCGTACGGCGAGGCCGGAAAGGAGCACCCCCGGGCAGTGCTCGGGAATACTGACCTTGCGGCCCGGGTGAATATGGGGGCTGCCATGCCGGAGAATATCTTCACGCTTGCCGTCCCATTCTCCCTCTTCTGCGCCATGGAAGAAGAAGCCGGAAACGGAGTCTTCGACGGCCCGATCTGGAAGGACCTCGCCGGGAGCAGGGGGCAGTAA
- a CDS encoding EFR1 family ferrodoxin (N-terminal region resembles flavodoxins. C-terminal ferrodoxin region binds two 4Fe-4S clusters.) has translation MKIQSLKIVYFSPTGTTKAAVQSIARGMNPDNVEVLDITRPGAREQRLRTSEHDLLIVGVPVYMGRVPALAGEWLHTIQAENTPAVCVAVYGNRAYEDALLELKDILIRCGCRPVAGAVFIGEHSFSTAETPTATGRPDAGDLESAALFGQKIAENLRLVASADRIPEVKIPGCHPYRQEPCHPYRRGTAFWNVDFIAVSDACTGCGICSGGCPVGAIDPENSRAIDTEQCITCCACIKNCPRHARSIKPGLVRDASLRLYTLHNERKDPEFFL, from the coding sequence ATGAAAATACAATCATTAAAAATCGTTTATTTCTCCCCAACGGGAACAACGAAAGCGGCCGTGCAGAGCATTGCACGCGGAATGAATCCTGACAATGTGGAAGTGCTGGATATCACCCGGCCGGGTGCGAGAGAGCAGAGGCTGCGGACATCGGAACACGACCTGCTCATTGTCGGCGTACCTGTATATATGGGAAGAGTGCCGGCCCTTGCAGGCGAATGGCTGCATACGATACAGGCAGAGAATACGCCCGCGGTCTGCGTTGCCGTCTATGGCAATCGCGCGTACGAAGACGCCCTGCTCGAACTCAAGGATATCCTGATCCGGTGCGGGTGCAGGCCGGTCGCCGGCGCAGTATTCATCGGGGAGCACTCCTTCTCCACTGCCGAAACACCGACAGCCACGGGCCGTCCGGATGCCGGTGACCTGGAATCTGCAGCATTGTTCGGGCAGAAAATTGCAGAAAACCTTCGGCTGGTTGCATCCGCTGACCGGATTCCTGAAGTAAAAATCCCCGGCTGCCATCCCTACCGGCAGGAGCCGTGTCATCCTTACCGGAGAGGTACGGCATTCTGGAATGTTGATTTCATTGCAGTCAGCGATGCGTGTACCGGGTGCGGGATCTGTTCAGGGGGATGCCCGGTCGGGGCCATCGATCCGGAGAACAGCAGAGCAATCGATACGGAACAATGCATCACGTGCTGCGCCTGTATCAAAAACTGTCCCCGTCATGCGAGATCGATAAAACCCGGCCTGGTCAGGGACGCGTCGCTGCGTCTTTACACATTGCATAACGAGCGGAAGGATCCGGAATTCTTTTTATAA
- a CDS encoding aldo/keto reductase, with protein MLYRKFPRVSNDVSILGFGCMRLPPEPGQQAGGKIDVPQATGMIRTAIDSGVNYIDTAYPYHNGESEVVVGKALEDGYREKVFLATKLPSWLITSREDMDRYLDEQLARLATDHIDFYLLHGLGRETWENLSRLGVLEFLDSARADGRIRYPAFSFHDQFSVFQEIVDAYEWTFAQIQYNYMDEQFQAGTQGLQYAAEQGLGIVVMEPLRGGLLSGDVPAIRGHIESAPVRRTPSEWGLRWVWNHKEVTVVLSGMSAPEQVRENLACAEQGIADSLSPGEIAVVEKMRDEFASRVKIPCTGCRYCMPCENGVDIPSCFMYYNQAYTYDAKEKAAGVYLWALNGSFSGGIPGFASCCVQCGECEEKCPQHFPIREYLRDVNEFFGK; from the coding sequence ATGCTGTACAGGAAGTTCCCCCGTGTCAGTAACGATGTTTCAATCCTCGGTTTCGGGTGCATGCGGCTGCCGCCAGAACCGGGCCAGCAGGCCGGAGGTAAGATCGATGTGCCGCAGGCAACCGGTATGATCCGCACCGCCATCGACAGCGGGGTCAATTATATCGATACGGCCTACCCGTACCACAATGGGGAGAGCGAGGTTGTTGTCGGGAAAGCGCTGGAGGACGGGTACCGCGAGAAGGTCTTTCTCGCCACCAAGCTCCCGAGCTGGCTCATCACCAGCCGGGAGGACATGGACCGGTACCTGGACGAGCAGCTTGCCCGGCTCGCCACGGACCATATCGATTTCTATCTCCTCCACGGGCTCGGCCGCGAAACCTGGGAGAATCTTTCCAGGCTCGGGGTCCTTGAATTCCTTGACAGCGCCAGAGCGGACGGCCGGATCCGGTACCCTGCGTTCTCCTTCCACGACCAGTTTTCGGTCTTTCAGGAGATCGTCGATGCCTACGAGTGGACCTTTGCCCAGATCCAGTACAATTACATGGACGAGCAGTTCCAGGCCGGCACGCAGGGGCTGCAGTACGCGGCGGAACAGGGCCTTGGCATCGTTGTCATGGAACCGCTCCGGGGCGGCCTTCTCTCAGGAGACGTCCCCGCAATCCGAGGGCATATCGAGAGCGCCCCGGTCCGGCGCACGCCATCGGAATGGGGACTCCGCTGGGTCTGGAACCACAAAGAAGTCACGGTCGTGCTCTCCGGCATGTCAGCACCGGAGCAGGTTCGTGAGAATCTTGCCTGTGCAGAGCAGGGCATAGCGGATTCTCTCTCACCCGGAGAGATTGCCGTTGTGGAAAAGATGCGGGATGAGTTTGCCTCCCGCGTGAAGATCCCCTGCACCGGCTGCCGCTACTGCATGCCATGCGAGAACGGCGTCGACATCCCGTCGTGCTTCATGTATTACAACCAGGCGTACACGTACGATGCAAAGGAGAAAGCTGCGGGCGTGTACCTCTGGGCCCTCAACGGTTCATTCTCCGGGGGGATACCGGGGTTTGCCTCCTGTTGTGTGCAGTGCGGGGAGTGCGAGGAGAAATGCCCGCAGCATTTTCCGATACGGGAATACCTGCGGGACGTGAATGAATTTTTCGGGAAATGA
- a CDS encoding TetR/AcrR family transcriptional regulator, with amino-acid sequence MGISERKMREKEQRKKEILDTAERLFFSRGYDDVSMDGIAHEVELNKATLYLYFENKEALFAAVVLRGIRILEEKYRECMKEQVSGIVKVALLGKAYYRFSQEHPDYLRLIKFYGTERFSKENPCTAEIGKGYGTCRLILRDAVREGIDDGTIRADLDPWLVSMYLMISFMGILSMEEKWKQVIEAEGFSYEQYCYEFFRFITPAISTGEKPQIFRYDGGVNPFASPFFSMEPVTIESLKKKKTAEHNRNK; translated from the coding sequence ATGGGCATATCTGAAAGAAAGATGCGGGAGAAGGAGCAGCGGAAGAAAGAGATCCTCGATACCGCCGAGCGCCTCTTCTTCTCCCGGGGATACGATGACGTCTCCATGGATGGGATCGCCCATGAGGTCGAGCTGAACAAGGCAACCCTCTATCTCTATTTTGAGAACAAGGAGGCGCTCTTCGCTGCGGTCGTGCTCCGGGGCATCCGGATCCTGGAGGAAAAATACCGGGAATGTATGAAAGAGCAGGTTTCGGGTATTGTCAAGGTAGCCCTGCTGGGCAAAGCCTATTACCGGTTTTCCCAGGAACACCCTGATTACCTGCGGCTGATCAAATTTTACGGGACCGAACGGTTTTCCAAAGAGAACCCGTGTACCGCTGAGATCGGCAAAGGGTACGGCACCTGCCGGCTGATCCTGCGGGATGCGGTCCGGGAAGGTATCGATGACGGCACGATCCGGGCCGATCTCGACCCGTGGCTTGTCTCGATGTACCTGATGATCTCCTTCATGGGCATCCTGTCCATGGAAGAGAAGTGGAAACAGGTGATCGAGGCGGAAGGATTCAGCTACGAGCAGTACTGCTATGAATTTTTCCGGTTCATTACGCCGGCGATCTCGACCGGAGAGAAACCACAGATCTTCCGGTATGACGGGGGAGTGAACCCGTTTGCGTCGCCCTTCTTCTCTATGGAGCCGGTGACGATCGAATCTTTAAAAAAGAAAAAAACTGCTGAACATAACCGGAACAAATGA
- a CDS encoding dihydrodipicolinate synthase family protein, producing the protein MLNDAGLGVGTTGVAANVDPGRMVAMYNAINQGDYKKALALHYGLSPLFRSMFIDTTPIPVKKAAELPGMAGGPVRLPLDELDAKKTRQLKKVLSAIPGKSAVKTAARQPGR; encoded by the coding sequence ATGCTGAATGACGCGGGTTTGGGTGTTGGAACAACCGGTGTTGCAGCCAATGTAGATCCCGGGCGCATGGTCGCGATGTACAATGCAATAAACCAGGGAGATTACAAGAAAGCCCTTGCCCTTCATTACGGGCTCTCTCCGCTGTTCCGCTCGATGTTTATCGATACCACCCCGATACCGGTGAAAAAGGCAGCGGAACTTCCCGGCATGGCTGGCGGCCCGGTCCGTCTCCCGCTCGATGAGCTTGATGCAAAGAAGACCCGGCAGCTGAAAAAAGTGCTCTCTGCCATTCCGGGAAAATCAGCAGTAAAAACAGCAGCACGGCAGCCGGGCCGGTGA
- a CDS encoding NAD(P)-binding domain-containing protein encodes MNGHADHPGFSRETIGIIGAGHLGMSLADALISHGFPRENLLISHAGSPATRAAIIDAGLENNLSGNREICGRSSVIFITVRPQSVATLEGLPFPRDGLVISCVAGIPRASFEKSLGIEVIRMMPSGPDTIRHNKGIAAICPGHTKLAGLLSGMGLDVRVLPEEESMHVFTAGVCLPAAILAYRATGREPDDGIFKAGHEFPLLAGMYAWAKEVVPDFASRSDEEIYIAKMCTPGGVTSAIVLSIRSGNSLSVALRAGITRSREISGE; translated from the coding sequence ATGAACGGTCACGCTGATCACCCCGGGTTTTCCCGCGAGACTATCGGTATTATCGGGGCGGGACATCTCGGCATGAGCCTTGCCGACGCCCTCATCAGCCATGGCTTTCCACGGGAGAACCTGTTGATCTCCCATGCGGGGAGTCCTGCCACCCGTGCGGCGATCATTGATGCTGGTCTTGAGAATAATCTCTCCGGAAACCGTGAGATCTGCGGGCGTTCCTCCGTGATTTTCATCACGGTCAGGCCGCAGTCGGTTGCGACACTGGAAGGACTCCCGTTTCCCCGCGATGGACTCGTGATTTCCTGCGTAGCAGGAATTCCCCGTGCATCGTTTGAGAAGAGTCTGGGAATTGAGGTGATCCGGATGATGCCGAGCGGTCCCGATACGATCCGGCACAACAAAGGAATTGCTGCAATCTGCCCGGGGCATACGAAGCTTGCAGGCCTCCTCTCCGGAATGGGCCTGGATGTCCGGGTGTTGCCGGAAGAGGAGTCGATGCACGTCTTCACTGCCGGGGTCTGCCTGCCGGCAGCTATCCTTGCCTACCGGGCAACCGGCCGCGAACCGGATGACGGGATTTTTAAAGCCGGACACGAATTTCCCCTGCTCGCCGGAATGTATGCATGGGCAAAAGAGGTTGTTCCGGATTTTGCTTCCCGTTCTGACGAAGAAATTTATATCGCAAAGATGTGTACCCCGGGCGGGGTGACGAGCGCCATCGTCCTGAGCATAAGGTCGGGAAATTCGCTCTCCGTTGCGCTCCGGGCGGGAATTACCCGGAGCAGGGAGATCAGCGGGGAGTAA
- a CDS encoding tautomerase family protein: MPVITIDLWAVSPEIKAELIEKLTKTASEITKLPPPAFFVYVREYPLDAIGTGGIPLSQQKLPPGAPSK; this comes from the coding sequence ATGCCGGTAATTACGATTGATCTCTGGGCAGTAAGCCCGGAAATAAAAGCAGAACTGATCGAGAAACTGACCAAAACAGCCTCGGAGATCACAAAACTTCCGCCTCCCGCATTTTTTGTGTATGTCCGGGAGTATCCGCTTGACGCTATCGGCACTGGCGGGATCCCGCTCTCACAGCAGAAACTGCCACCGGGTGCGCCCTCCAAATAA